Proteins encoded within one genomic window of Lynx canadensis isolate LIC74 chromosome B4, mLynCan4.pri.v2, whole genome shotgun sequence:
- the LOC115518718 gene encoding olfactory receptor 9K2-like: protein MGDRGTDNHSEVTDFILVGFRVRSELHILLFLTFLLVYAMILLGNVGMMTIIMTDPRLNTPMYFFLGNLSFIDLFYSSVIAPKAMINFWSESKSISFAGCVTQFCLFALFMVAEGFLLAAMAYDRFIAICNPLLYSVQMSARLCTQLVAGSYLCGCISSVLQTSTTFTLPFCGSRAIDHFFCDIRPLQRLSCSDLFIYRMISFSLSSIITLPTIIVIIVSYMYIVSTVLKIRSSEGRKKAFSTCSSHLGVVSVLYGAVFFTYLTPDRFPELSKVTSLCYTLVTPMLNPLIYSLRNKDVKEALKKLLEMKIYLFIYLLTVLLAFVCSETSFVSLVKPVFTCSGTGTGAVAQLSQSDTLDLEQVSE, encoded by the exons ATGGGTGACAGGGGAACAGACAATCACTCGGAAGTAACTGACTTCATCCTTGTAGGCTTCAGGGTCCGCTCTGAGCTCCACATTCTCCTCTTCCTGACCTTTCTGCTTGTGTATGCCATGATCCTCCTAGGGAATGTTGGGATGATGACCATTATTATGACTGATCCCCGGCTGAACACACCGATGTATTTCTTCCTAGGCAACCTGTccttcattgatctcttctattcATCTGTTATTGCACCCAAGGCCATGATCAACTTCTGGTCTGAGAGCAAGTCCATCTCTTTTGCAGGCTGTGTGACCCAGTTCTGTCTTTTTGCCCTCTTCATGGTGGCAGAGGGATTTCTCCTGGCAGCCATGGCTTATGACCGCTTCATTGCCATCTGCAACCCACTCCTCTACTCTGTCCAGATGTCAGCACGTCTCTGCACTCAGTTGGTGGCTGGTTCCTATTTATGCGGCTGCATCAGCTCAGTTCTTCAGACAAGCACGACATTTACTTTGCCATTTTGTGGTTCTCGGGCCATTGACCACTTTTTCTGTGATATTCGCCCACTTCAGAGACTATCTTGTTCTGACCTCTTCATCTatagaatgatttctttttccttatccaGCATCATTACCTTGCCTACAATAATTGTCATTATTGTGTCCTATATGTATATTGTATCCACAGTACTAAAGATACGCTCCTCTGAGGGACGTAAGAAAGCGTTCTCCACTTGTAGCTCTCACCTAGGAGTCGTGAGTGTGCTGTACGGTGCTGTGTTTTTTACATATCTCACTCCGGACAGATTTCCTGAGCTGAGTAAAGTGACCTCCTTATGCTATACCTTAGTCACTCCCATGTTGAATCCTTTGATTTACTCTCTGAGAAACAAAGATGTCAAAGAGGCTCTAAAAAaacttttagagatgaaa atttatttatttatttatttattgactgtttTATTGGCTTTTGTTTGCTCTGAGACATCATTTGTGTCACTT GTAAAACCTGTGTTCACCTGTTCTGGAACTGGGACGGGAGCAGTGGCCCAGCTCTCTCAGAGTGACACCCTGGATTTAGAACAGGTTTCTGAGTGA